The Intestinibaculum porci DNA window GTTCATATCCCCATACCATATTAGCTGTGAATCAATAACACAATAACGTACAGGAATAACATCATAGGTATGAACAATAATCCCTGCTTGTTTTAATATTCCTATGTATTGTGATTGTCTTTCCTGCTGATCTTCGATACATTTATCAGGATCTAAACATAAAACAGTAATAATAACGCCTCTTTCCATCACCGACTTGAATAACTTTGTATAATGCATCACTGATGATTTAGATAAAGTTGATGATGAAATGACAATTTCTTTATTGGCATGTAATAAGTCATCATCATATAAAGACTGATACTGATTAGCGTCAAAGAAAGACTGTTCACTTTTGGTTGGGACGTATAGACTTGAGACAATATGAAAACCATTCTTCTTATAGGTTGTCATACGCTTATGAGACATGCGTTCAAAGACAGGGATATGGATATCAATATAATCATAAACAATGGAGCTTTGCTTTCCTTCATAGTCTCTGGTAATACGGCCAATTGCCTGGGCAGTTCTGCCTTCATAAGAAATCGGTGATGCCAGCATAATGGTATCAGCCCTTGGGAAGTCAAAACCTTCACCAGCTAACTGAATAGTCGCAATCAGAATAACACTTTCTTCATCAGGAATGGTCTTTAAATAATTGAGGATTTCTTCTTTTTCTTTCTTTGTCTTATTACCAACCAGTAATAAGACATGATCAGCTTCTCCTTTAAGACGATGATATAAATCCTCACACTGATCGACAAACTTCCCTAATACTAATGGTGTATGATGTTTTGATAAAACCTGGATCACATCTTTACAGATCATCTCCTGACGATCTTTATGCAGTTTAATAAGATCATTGGCTTCATGTAAAGATAGCTCATGATCTGATAAATTCACGACATTGGTAAAACGAGGATAAACATAGTGATTAAAAGATTGTTCCATCGCTCTTTTAAAACTTGCATAAGTATAACGAATAGGGCCAAAGGTAAACCCAATAATCGGGGTTAATCCATCGCTACGCTTGGGCGTAGCTGATAAGCCATAAACATAACGTGAGCGAACAACATCGAGAGCATCCCCAATCTGATCACCAGCACAACGGTGACATTCATCCATGATGACCATTCCATATTGATCTAATAAGGGATACATGTCTTCTTTTAAGCTTTGCATCATCGCAATATCAATGATGCCAGTTAACTTATTTTGACCACCTTTTAAAGTCCCAATACAGCTTTTATAGGTTTTAACGATACCTGTTTTTGTTGTATATGTAGGTAATGGTTCATCAACAGATAAGAAAGTATCTAAACTATCCATCCATTGTGCTAATAAGGTCTCTGTCGGCACAATAATAAGGGTAGATACCTTTCTTTCTGCAATCATCGCACACGCAACAACGGTTTTACCAAAACCTGTCGCCGCATTCAGAATCCCAATATCATGTGCTAACATTTTCTTCATAGCCTCATTTTGCTCATCTCTTAGTTCCCCCTGAAAAGAAACATGAATCATTTTCCCGTTTAAGCGCTGATCTGAGACTTTATAAGAGATATCTGATAATACACATTCATCAATAAGCTGCTTATAAAGTCCTCTTGGTATCTTAATATAGTTTTGCCCATCTTTATGAGTTTGAATGATTCGACTCACATAATACTTACGTTTCCCTTTTCCCATCACACTATTATAATCACTGTTTTTAAAAGCAGCCATTCTTCTGATCCGATTACGCATTCTTGGTTTCATATGACTCGTATCAATATAAAGACCATCCGCTAAGACAATGGACATAGATCCTTCGATGTCTTCTTTGTGAAAAGCTTGGATACTTTTCTCCCACGGATGATCTTCTAGAACATCACTTGCTAAAACACCGAGTTCATCTTTATTGCCCCAGGCTTTGAGTTTCTCTTTGATCAATGTCTCTGTAATCTTTGGATAATGCACTAAATGCATCCACTGTTTAGGATAAGGATCCCAGTCTTCATCGACAAAGCAGGTATTACATTCTAAGACCGATTGTCCCTGTAAAGGTAAAGCAATTAAATTCCCTATTTGTCCTTCATTCAGATGATCCTGCATAGGTAACATCCGATCATAAGTTTTAAATGTCTTCATATCAATATAATTAGCCCCAATGGTTAATAATTGACTGCCAAAACGTCTAGCCAAAGACGCTTCAATCGGTTTATCAAAGATAAACCAGACATGGGCACCATGACCAGAACGTGATCGTTCTACTAAACAAGGAATCTTCTCTCTTTCACATATCTTACGTAAGGCATTTACTTCTTCTTTCCAGCCATTATCTTTATTAGCGAAATCTTCATTTTTATTGTTATGATCATCAAAATCAAAAACCAATAAATATGTTGTATCATCTTCACATAAAGGATAGATCCCATAGACTCCTTCGCCATTTAGATGATTCAAATAAACATCTTCATTAATTGGGATATAGTCCTGATACCGACACTCTGTGCAACGCATCTTAACCTTTAAATAACGTGGACAAAAAGGTTTATAAAAGTTACTGCATTGGGGATAATAGTTTGTTCCATTTTTCCCTTCTACCCTTTTCGCATAAACATCTTTACGTCCTTTAAAGAAACTATTAAGAATTAATGCCCCTTTCTCATCATAGATTTTCTTTTGTGGTACATATTTCTTTTTCTCATAATCAATATGATACTCTTCTAATAACTTTTTCAATCTTTCATTTTCTTTTTTAAGTAATTCATTCTCTTCTAATATCTTATTCATATCCATATGACATCACCTATTCTTATTGTACCAGATGCATAGAGCAGCGTGTAGCACCAGAAAGTAAAAAAGCTCAATTTAACATCAAAAATATATAAATACAGGCACACCGATAGACTGATTATGCAAACCGATATACGTCTTAACAAACCGGTTATACTTTTTGATAAACCAATCTCATGTCTTATATAAACCGGGATGCGTTTTTTATGAACCGATCTATTTAATAAACCGCACTTACGTTTGAGTACACCAGAGTAACGTTTTATGAAACCGATCGAATGGTTAATATAAACCAATCATTGCGTCTAGAGCACACCGATTAGTCCGACATATGTATACCAGAAAAACTGATGTTCGGATGCAAATTTTATGTATAACTAATAGTGCTCTTAATGAAATACCTGATGCCTTATAAGTAATCCAGGTATTAGCTTACACAACACCAGCTATACACATCAATCGTATGAATATATTTCCCACTTATTATATTTATACTAACACTTTTTTCATAAAGACTTAAATCATCATGTAATCACTTACAAAAAAGGAAATATTATATCTTAACTTCCAATAATATTTGCACTAAATAGGTATTAAATCTTTATATGGAGAAATATTTCGCTTTCTACAGTATGATTTGTGCTATCTTCCTTCTTCACCATGCAGGATAGCCTCTTTAATACATATTTCATCTTATTTCGATACATGTTCTAGAATTTCGCATAAACTGCGATTTCGTCTTTTCAGAACATTCGCATCAATGCCAAAAGACTTCAGAATTGTTTTCTGCGTTTTGGTTGGCGCATGATCAAGAATATAATTGCCCTGATGACATCTCATCAGTTCTATTTTCTCAAGCTCCCTGATGGCAGCTGGCACATTCATATAATTAAGTCTCTTTTTTAAGGCTTCCTGCTCCTTTTTCAATTTTGTATACATCCTATTCCTTAAAATAAGGGCTATAAACTCAACAAACAGTTTTGCACTCATAGACTTACTGCTATGAACTCGTACTGCTGCGCCACCCAGATAAGACTTGTCTCCTCTAAAAAGCTTTTCAGAAGCATCTCTGCTCTGATAAATTGTTAGTGCTTCTTCTGCAGTCATAGGATCAGACGATATTATGCAGTCATATCCAAAAAGAGAGATTTCTTTCTCTATTACTGATGTTTTTTCGCTCGCACAAACAAACGTTCCATCTTTGTGATATTCGATATGAAAATATTTATTATACTTTTCGGCTAGCGTGACCTTCTCACCTGACAGAGAATCCAAATATTTCTGCATTTCCTCAATCTGATCCTCGAATACTGCCATTTCAGCTGCCGCCTTCTCATGGGAATAGTACAGATGAAAATACCTGTCCTTTGAATCTGAAGGATAGAGCTTTCTGGCTACCGTTTTTCCATAGCATCTGTATGGTCTGATCAGGCTTTTTCTGTCACTTTCAAAGCTTCCCTTACAATCAAGAATAATCTCTCTGACAAGCTTCTTTTGGCCCTTCACCATAATTATGAATGGATATTCTGCCTTATCCATATCATGGATATTGGTGCGACTGAAATAACCCCGATCCAGAATAAAGCCAATATTTCTGTATCCATATCCTGATGCCTTCTCTACCATATATCTTAACTGTGAAACATCAACGATACTGCCTGGGTATTCTTCGTAAAACAGCGGCATTTCATTGTTTATGTCATATGCCATCGCAATGTTTACAATCGGCAGCCCCCTGTCCACCTTAGGATGAACAAATTCGACCATATCTATATTCCCTGCCTGACAGTTTTTATTGGTTGAATCATAAGAAATATATATTCTTTCACCATGATCACGATCATGATTCCAGTCATCAAGAAAACCCTGAATCTGATTATAATCAACTGATGAAAGAAACTCTGAAATCTTAGAATCACTGTAAATCTTCATATCTTCAGTCATCAGCGGATGATTATATGCATAATCCGGATAATACTGAGACTGATTTCCTTCCGTAATGATTGAGTAAAAAGCAAGATCCAGAATAAGTGCAGCATCCCTGTCATCAAACCGGTTTTCAAGTGTCTTCTTAAGATTGAGCTCTCTTGCCAGCTCAGAAAGGACCATGAATGTGCCGCTCCTGAGGCAGCAGCTTCTTTCAGACTGTGATTCCTCAGAGAACGCCTCAGGCCCAAAATATCTCACATAGTTTTCATTAGGGAACATCATACCGGGGTCATCAGACAGCTTGCCAATAATCGCAAATTTAGGAATTGCATACTTTTTTCAGGTACATATCTGGTCTCCAGAAGATAACGAACATAAGAGCTTTTTCCCTTCTTCATAACATTAATTTTACCTTTTTCATCAGGCACTCTGACAGTTTCCTTGTAATACATATTATCACCCCTTTCTTCAAAATATTTAGTGCAACTTTACACTAGTATTATATCATAATTTTAGATGATAATACAGAGGAAAAAGGACAAAAAATCATGAAATATTCATAATATTTTGTCCTTTGATCATAAAAAATATATTACTTAGTGCAATTTTTTCTGGAAGTTAAGATTATATGGAGAAAATTAAAATCTTCATGAATAGCTTTCAGACTGTCATGGAAAATAAAATTGTTCCTGTCGCCGCAAAGTTTTCTGGAGAAAGACATTTAAGTGCTTTACGAGATGGATTAACAATCCTAGTACCATTTACTGTCATTGGAGGGCTTTCTTTAATGATCGTCAATCCACCTGTTGATCTTACCATGATGAAACCCACCAATCCTTTATTCGTATTTCTTATTGCCTGGAAAAAATAGGCTAACGCGTATTCGAATCTCTTAACAATTCCTTTTAATCTCACAATTGGTGTTATTTCCATTTATACTGTTTTAGGCGTATCCTATCGCTTAGCTAAGTCTTATCAGATGGATGCTTTTCCCAATGCCCTTACCGCCCTGTTTGTTTTCTTTTGTGTAGCAACGGTGCCTCAAACCATTAAGAAAGGTTCTTATATTGATGTATCTGGCTTTGGCTCAACATCTATGTTTACAGCCATCATAATCGGTTTGTTAGTCATTGAAATCAGTCACTTCCTCATTAAGAAAAACATTAAGATTACCATGCCAGCCAGTGTTCCACCAATGGTTGCCGGTCCATTTGAAGTTTTAATTCCTATGCTTGTTAACATGATTCTCTTCATCGCATTGAATCAGCTTTGTTTAGCAACCACTAAAGCAGGATTAACCAGTTTAGTATTTACAATCTTTTCACCATTAATTTCAGCCACGGCTTCATTGCCTTCAATGCTCTTTATTGTGACATTAACAGTTGTCTTCTGGTTTTTTGGCATTCATGGTGATAATATGGTCAGTGCCATTACTACACCAATCTTTACCAATAACTTAGTTGCCAACCTTGATGCTTATAATAAAGGTCAGCCAATCCCAATTATTATTGCAGGTAACTTTACATTTATTTTTGGTTTAGCCATTGTTTACCTAGTTTTTCTCTTCAATATGAATGTCTTTTGTAAAAATGAAAAGCTGAAATCATTAGGACGATTAGCTATTCCATCATCTCTCTTTAACATTAATGAGCCATTAGTTTTTGGGATTCCTACTGTTTTAAACATTTTGACCTTTATTCCAAGTTTCATTTGTACTATTCTTAATGTATCCGTTGCATATTTAGCAACTTACTTTGGCTTTATGAGCAAAACATGTATGAGTGTCCCATGGACACCTCCCGCTCCATTATATGCTTTTATTTCGACAATGGATTACCGTGCACTTATTGTCTGGTTCATTCTCTTTGCTTTAAACGTTATCATCTGTTTACCATTTATGAAGAGTTATGATCACCAGCTAGACTTAGAAGATCAAGGTGATATCAATGAAAATTAGTGAAATTATTACATTTTTAGAAAGCAAAGGTGACTTTATTAATTATCAGCATACCCGTGATCATCTCCTTATTGGAGATGATCATCAGGATGTCAATCAAGTCATTGTTTGCTGGGTAGCATCTCTACCAATCATTAAACAGGCTATTCAAAGCAATTGCCATTTCATCATTTCTCATGAAAATCCATTCTATTTAGCCTCAACAAACTTACCCAATATACTATTATCAGCGCAACAAGAAAAAAAGGCATTACTTAAAGAACATGCCATAAGTATCTATCGCTGCCATGATTTATGGGATGGTATCCCTGACGTTGGTGTCAGGGATACCTGGGCGAAGATCATGAACATACCTTTTAAACCCTGCCAGCCTCAAGATTATATTCGTATATCAGAGCCAACAAACCGACCATTAAGCTACTTTATCAATATAATAGCAAAGAGTATTCAGCCTTATGGTGAAACGGGTATTGAGGTAATTAGTGATCCTGATCACGAAGTTCATACCTTAGGGATTGGCACAGGCGCCTGTACCGATGTTTTTGAAATGGTCGCAAAAGGTGCTGATACCTGTATTGTCAGTGATGATGGGATCAATAATTGGAGTTCCATCCAGTGGGCTCACGATCATCACATTCCCTTAATTGTCGTCAGTCATATGGCTTGCGAAGCTCCTGGAATTAAATCTATGGCTGACTTTCTCAATGATTCAATCCCTGATGTACAATTTAAATTTCTGCCAAATGATTTTCGAATCACTCACTTAAAAAGCAAGTGCTAGCCTTCTAGCACTTGCTTTTCTAAATACAGTCCATAATAATAAGAAATCACTTCCGCAAAGAAATGCATGGTGGTACGATTGTCTAACTGCTTGAGTACTTTTGTATCCTTCAACAAATGCATTGTAGAAGGTAATACAAAAGATGTATTCACGTACTTTTCTAAAGCATTATCTGGATTCATTGTAATCAGCACTACTCGAGCTTTCTTTTGTGAAGCAGCTTTAACAAGTTGTCCATATGTATCCAATGCCCCTGACACACTAAAAACAATAATCAAATAATCCTTGGTGATACATTGCGTTAGGCATTTAATTTCTTCGCGATCCGTCGCATCGCCAATATACTTATTATGAGAAAACAATGAATATTTCAATTGTTTTGCACAAAAAGATGAATTTCCTATGCCAATAACTTCCACATATTTGTATTGATCAATGTATTCAGCTAACAATGTTAGCTGAATATTATAATCTTGTTTTGAAAGTTCGGTGATTGTTTGACTATAAGATGTCACAATTTCCTGATAAATATCACCACTTTCCGTATTTTGTTTTTCTTCTTTTATAAATGATTCACCAACAGCATATTTAAATTCACTATAGCCGCTATATCCTAGCTTTTTAGCGAATCTTAACATTGCAGATTTCGATGTTCCACATAGGGTTGCAGCATCTATAATAGAATGTTCACTCACCACTGTTGGATCATCTAGAATCACAGTACATATCTTTCTTTCTGTATTTGTTAACGATGTATAGTATATTGATATCTTTTCTTGTAATTTCACTTTCTAATCCTCTCAAAAACATTTAAAATGATAAACTATTAAACTTGAATTCCCTAGAACAGTTTTTAACTACACTGATTTCTAGATGGATTAATATATAGAATTATGTTGTTAACATCACTATAAATTGAATTTTTACATTGAAATAATTAGCACGATATAGTATAATGTAGTTATAAAGAATTAGATTTATAACTACTCATGCAAAAGAGGTGCTAATATGAAGCTCAGTTATCAGACAATTAATGGAACACTTTATGCTAAAATCCCTGGCAAATCAGTCCGCAAAAACGGCAAGATCGTTAAGC harbors:
- a CDS encoding Nif3-like dinuclear metal center hexameric protein is translated as MKISEIITFLESKGDFINYQHTRDHLLIGDDHQDVNQVIVCWVASLPIIKQAIQSNCHFIISHENPFYLASTNLPNILLSAQQEKKALLKEHAISIYRCHDLWDGIPDVGVRDTWAKIMNIPFKPCQPQDYIRISEPTNRPLSYFINIIAKSIQPYGETGIEVISDPDHEVHTLGIGTGACTDVFEMVAKGADTCIVSDDGINNWSSIQWAHDHHIPLIVVSHMACEAPGIKSMADFLNDSIPDVQFKFLPNDFRITHLKSKC
- a CDS encoding TOTE conflict system archaeo-eukaryotic primase domain-containing protein, whose amino-acid sequence is MDMNKILEENELLKKENERLKKLLEEYHIDYEKKKYVPQKKIYDEKGALILNSFFKGRKDVYAKRVEGKNGTNYYPQCSNFYKPFCPRYLKVKMRCTECRYQDYIPINEDVYLNHLNGEGVYGIYPLCEDDTTYLLVFDFDDHNNKNEDFANKDNGWKEEVNALRKICEREKIPCLVERSRSGHGAHVWFIFDKPIEASLARRFGSQLLTIGANYIDMKTFKTYDRMLPMQDHLNEGQIGNLIALPLQGQSVLECNTCFVDEDWDPYPKQWMHLVHYPKITETLIKEKLKAWGNKDELGVLASDVLEDHPWEKSIQAFHKEDIEGSMSIVLADGLYIDTSHMKPRMRNRIRRMAAFKNSDYNSVMGKGKRKYYVSRIIQTHKDGQNYIKIPRGLYKQLIDECVLSDISYKVSDQRLNGKMIHVSFQGELRDEQNEAMKKMLAHDIGILNAATGFGKTVVACAMIAERKVSTLIIVPTETLLAQWMDSLDTFLSVDEPLPTYTTKTGIVKTYKSCIGTLKGGQNKLTGIIDIAMMQSLKEDMYPLLDQYGMVIMDECHRCAGDQIGDALDVVRSRYVYGLSATPKRSDGLTPIIGFTFGPIRYTYASFKRAMEQSFNHYVYPRFTNVVNLSDHELSLHEANDLIKLHKDRQEMICKDVIQVLSKHHTPLVLGKFVDQCEDLYHRLKGEADHVLLLVGNKTKKEKEEILNYLKTIPDEESVILIATIQLAGEGFDFPRADTIMLASPISYEGRTAQAIGRITRDYEGKQSSIVYDYIDIHIPVFERMSHKRMTTYKKNGFHIVSSLYVPTKSEQSFFDANQYQSLYDDDLLHANKEIVISSSTLSKSSVMHYTKLFKSVMERGVIITVLCLDPDKCIEDQQERQSQYIGILKQAGIIVHTYDVIPVRYCVIDSQLIWYGDMNLLSNVKKDQVMLRYSDAHSASELLALSVSK
- a CDS encoding IS1634 family transposase; its protein translation is MRYFGPEAFSEESQSERSCCLRSGTFMVLSELARELNLKKTLENRFDDRDAALILDLAFYSIITEGNQSQYYPDYAYNHPLMTEDMKIYSDSKISEFLSSVDYNQIQGFLDDWNHDRDHGERIYISYDSTNKNCQAGNIDMVEFVHPKVDRGLPIVNIAMAYDINNEMPLFYEEYPGSIVDVSQLRYMVEKASGYGYRNIGFILDRGYFSRTNIHDMDKAEYPFIIMVKGQKKLVREIILDCKGSFESDRKSLIRPYRCYGKTVARKLYPSDSKDRYFHLYYSHEKAAAEMAVFEDQIEEMQKYLDSLSGEKVTLAEKYNKYFHIEYHKDGTFVCASEKTSVIEKEISLFGYDCIISSDPMTAEEALTIYQSRDASEKLFRGDKSYLGGAAVRVHSSKSMSAKLFVEFIALILRNRMYTKLKKEQEALKKRLNYMNVPAAIRELEKIELMRCHQGNYILDHAPTKTQKTILKSFGIDANVLKRRNRSLCEILEHVSK
- a CDS encoding MurR/RpiR family transcriptional regulator produces the protein MKLQEKISIYYTSLTNTERKICTVILDDPTVVSEHSIIDAATLCGTSKSAMLRFAKKLGYSGYSEFKYAVGESFIKEEKQNTESGDIYQEIVTSYSQTITELSKQDYNIQLTLLAEYIDQYKYVEVIGIGNSSFCAKQLKYSLFSHNKYIGDATDREEIKCLTQCITKDYLIIVFSVSGALDTYGQLVKAASQKKARVVLITMNPDNALEKYVNTSFVLPSTMHLLKDTKVLKQLDNRTTMHFFAEVISYYYGLYLEKQVLEG